A single region of the Geobacillus subterraneus genome encodes:
- a CDS encoding arsenate reductase family protein, whose amino-acid sequence MALTLYWYPKCGTCRKAKRWLDEHGIEVQTVHLVDEPLTKEELARLHRQSGLPLKKFFNTSGMKYRELGLKDKLDGASEEEMLEWLASDGMLVKRPMLTDGERVIVGFREQAYESFFAGRLSAER is encoded by the coding sequence ATGGCGCTGACGTTGTATTGGTATCCGAAATGCGGGACGTGCCGGAAGGCGAAACGGTGGCTTGATGAGCACGGGATCGAGGTGCAAACGGTGCACCTTGTCGACGAGCCGCTGACGAAAGAGGAGCTGGCCCGCTTGCATCGCCAAAGCGGACTGCCGCTTAAAAAATTTTTCAATACAAGCGGGATGAAATATCGCGAGCTCGGATTAAAGGACAAGCTTGACGGCGCATCGGAGGAGGAGATGCTCGAGTGGCTCGCCTCGGACGGGATGTTAGTGAAACGGCCGATGTTAACGGATGGCGAACGGGTCATTGTCGGATTTCGCGAGCAAGCGTATGAGTCGTTTTTCGCCGGGCGTCTGTCGGCAGAAAGATAA
- a CDS encoding proline dehydrogenase family protein — protein MEQLMRDFFLFLSKNKTLTKLAKQYGLRFGASRFVAGETIDEAVRVIRQLNEKGLAVTVDYLGEFVDNEREANEMARHCLEAIEAISREKLNSQLSLKMTSMGLDISDDLVMRNMRRILEAAKQRGVFVTIDMEDYSRCQKTLDIFKRLKTEYDNVGTVLQAYLYRTEKDIDDLKSYRPNLRLVKGAYKESPEVAFPDKKDVDENFKKIIKQHLLNGNYTAVATHDDAIIEYTKQLVKEYNIPNSQFEFQMLYGIRPERQIELAREGYTMRVYVPYGTDWYGYFMRRLAERPANVAFVLKGMIRK, from the coding sequence GTGGAGCAACTGATGCGAGACTTTTTCTTGTTCCTGTCGAAAAATAAAACGTTGACAAAGTTGGCGAAGCAATACGGCCTCCGCTTCGGCGCTTCGAGATTTGTCGCCGGCGAAACGATTGATGAAGCGGTGCGCGTCATCCGCCAGCTGAACGAAAAAGGGTTGGCCGTCACGGTCGACTACTTAGGGGAATTTGTGGACAATGAGCGGGAAGCAAACGAGATGGCAAGGCACTGTCTTGAGGCGATTGAGGCGATCAGCCGGGAAAAATTAAACTCGCAGCTGTCGTTGAAAATGACATCGATGGGGCTTGATATTTCCGATGACCTTGTGATGCGCAATATGCGCCGCATTTTAGAGGCGGCGAAACAGCGCGGCGTGTTTGTGACGATTGACATGGAAGATTACTCGCGCTGTCAAAAGACGCTCGATATTTTTAAGCGGTTGAAAACAGAGTACGATAACGTCGGCACGGTGCTGCAGGCGTATTTATACCGGACGGAAAAAGATATTGACGATTTAAAGTCATACCGCCCGAATTTGCGTCTCGTCAAAGGGGCGTACAAAGAATCGCCGGAAGTGGCGTTCCCGGACAAAAAGGATGTAGATGAAAACTTTAAAAAGATCATTAAACAGCATTTGCTGAACGGCAACTATACGGCGGTGGCGACGCATGACGACGCCATCATTGAATATACGAAGCAGCTCGTCAAGGAATACAACATTCCAAACAGCCAATTCGAGTTTCAAATGCTGTACGGCATCCGCCCGGAGCGCCAAATCGAGCTGGCGCGCGAAGGGTATACGATGCGCGTGTACGTCCCGTATGGCACGGACTGGTACGGCTATTTTATGCGCCGGCTGGCTGAGCGCCCGGCCAATGTGGCGTTCGTCTTAAAAGGGATGATCCGGAAGTAG
- a CDS encoding spore coat protein, giving the protein MNTRQVQNPETQVPKTPQMNERDFLNDMLTTEKYMTLSYSVFLHEASNQPLYQDMMNIFTETQNCQRDLYNLMFKKGWYKLEAADPQKLQQTYQQFQGYTSQFPYQGNQLQ; this is encoded by the coding sequence ATGAACACAAGACAAGTGCAAAACCCGGAAACGCAAGTGCCGAAAACACCGCAAATGAATGAGCGCGACTTTTTGAACGATATGTTGACGACGGAAAAATATATGACGCTCTCTTACAGCGTGTTTTTGCATGAGGCGAGCAACCAACCGTTATACCAAGATATGATGAACATTTTTACGGAAACGCAAAACTGCCAGCGCGACCTGTACAATTTAATGTTTAAAAAAGGCTGGTACAAGCTCGAAGCGGCTGATCCGCAAAAGCTCCAGCAAACGTACCAGCAGTTCCAAGGGTATACCAGCCAGTTCCCTTATCAAGGAAACCAACTGCAGTGA
- a CDS encoding Ger(x)C family spore germination protein, whose protein sequence is MSIRTALLIGFTVAILCGCLRKEILDDINIESAVGFDEAGKEKIRGTVLIPVYKKGETANKTLTAVSPTAKDVLEELQYKTSEPLVNGSIETALYGKRLAKRGIFPFVDQFHRDASIGTRLYLAVVDGTAERLLEGRYGRQGSGIYLSNLLKQNIEQRDLPKTNLHLFLKTYYADGKDPFLPYIRRVGEDVQVIGVALFRNDRMVDTIGRSDMFYFKIAADAYSEGTHTIRLNRQHYVSIKNISTKRTISFSGPKTRPHIHVHLALEGVVREYKRGAFTFDVRKSVEKTFEQQIRSKTAALLRRFQEKHIDPIGFGDLAASRYRQFRHRDFYKNYSHLPIRVTAEVTIRDTGIIE, encoded by the coding sequence ATGAGCATACGAACCGCTCTGTTGATCGGGTTCACCGTCGCGATCCTTTGCGGCTGTCTTCGCAAAGAAATTTTGGATGATATCAACATTGAAAGCGCGGTCGGGTTTGACGAAGCAGGAAAAGAGAAAATTCGGGGAACCGTTCTCATCCCGGTTTACAAAAAAGGAGAAACAGCAAACAAAACGTTGACAGCCGTTTCCCCCACGGCAAAAGACGTGCTCGAAGAACTGCAATATAAAACATCTGAGCCGCTCGTCAACGGAAGCATTGAGACCGCCTTGTACGGAAAACGCCTGGCCAAACGAGGGATTTTTCCCTTTGTCGATCAATTCCACCGCGATGCGAGCATCGGGACGAGACTGTATTTGGCGGTGGTCGATGGGACAGCTGAACGTTTGCTCGAAGGACGTTACGGCCGGCAAGGAAGCGGCATTTATCTCTCGAACTTACTAAAACAAAATATCGAGCAGCGCGATTTGCCCAAAACAAATTTGCATTTATTTTTAAAAACGTACTATGCGGACGGAAAAGATCCTTTTTTGCCATATATACGCCGGGTGGGTGAAGATGTACAAGTGATCGGTGTTGCTCTCTTTCGCAACGATCGGATGGTCGATACGATTGGGCGGAGTGATATGTTCTACTTTAAAATCGCAGCCGATGCCTACAGTGAAGGTACCCATACGATCCGATTGAATCGCCAACACTACGTATCCATTAAAAATATCTCAACAAAGCGGACCATTTCCTTTTCAGGACCAAAAACCCGCCCGCATATTCATGTTCATCTTGCGCTTGAAGGAGTCGTACGCGAATACAAACGTGGGGCATTCACATTCGATGTCCGCAAGTCTGTCGAAAAAACATTCGAACAACAAATTCGTTCGAAAACCGCGGCTCTTCTCCGCCGTTTTCAAGAAAAACACATCGATCCGATCGGCTTCGGCGATCTGGCCGCGAGCCGTTACCGACAGTTTCGCCACCGCGATTTTTATAAGAACTACAGCCACCTTCCGATCCGCGTCACCGCCGAGGTGACGATCCGCGACACCGGAATCATCGAATAA
- a CDS encoding acyl-CoA dehydrogenase family protein, which translates to MAKTVDNAIQGGSFLIEDIPAARVFTPEDFTDEHQMIAKTTEEYVNNEVLPQLEHLENHEFDRSVKLLRKAGELGLLSADIPEEYGGLGLDKVSSAIIAENMAPAGGFAISHGAHVGIGSLPIVLFGTEEQKQKYLPYLATGEKIAAYALTEPGSGSDALGAKTTAKLNAEGTHYILNGEKQWITNSGFADVFVVYAKVDGQHFTAFIVERDFPGVSTGPEEKKMGIKSSSTRTLILQDVPVPKENVLGEIGKGHVIAFNILNIGRYKLGLGAVGGAKRALEITLKYANQRQQFKRPISQFTLTQEKFATMAARLYAAESSVYRTVGLFDERMGLLDAEKAKDGREIAKSIAEYAIECSLNKFFATEVLDYIVDEGVQIHGGYGFMQEYEIERAYRDSRINRIFEGTNEINRLLVPGMYLKKALKGELPLFQKAQQLQEELMMMTAEEPGSGVLEQEKYLVRNAKKIALMVAGLAAQKYGQRIEEEQEVLVNIADIVSNIYGMESALLRTEKAIQAGGEEKNKQKVLYTQIFCQEAFNKIEADAKETLVAVEQGDTLRMMLAALRRLTRHTPINVIAKKREAAAALIEAERYIV; encoded by the coding sequence ATGGCAAAAACGGTGGACAATGCGATTCAAGGCGGCAGCTTTTTAATTGAGGACATTCCGGCAGCACGCGTATTTACGCCGGAAGATTTCACCGACGAGCATCAAATGATCGCCAAAACAACGGAAGAGTACGTCAACAACGAAGTGCTTCCGCAGCTTGAGCATCTTGAAAACCATGAGTTTGACCGTTCGGTGAAACTGCTTCGCAAGGCGGGCGAACTCGGGCTGTTGAGCGCCGACATCCCGGAAGAGTACGGCGGCTTGGGGCTTGACAAAGTAAGCTCCGCCATCATTGCGGAAAATATGGCGCCGGCCGGCGGCTTTGCCATCTCGCACGGCGCGCACGTCGGCATCGGATCGCTGCCGATCGTCTTGTTCGGCACGGAAGAACAAAAACAAAAATATTTGCCGTATTTGGCCACGGGCGAGAAAATCGCCGCCTATGCTTTGACAGAACCGGGATCGGGTTCTGACGCCCTTGGCGCGAAAACGACGGCGAAATTGAACGCTGAAGGGACGCACTACATTTTAAACGGCGAAAAACAATGGATCACCAACTCCGGCTTCGCCGATGTGTTTGTCGTCTACGCGAAAGTAGACGGCCAGCATTTCACTGCGTTCATCGTTGAACGCGACTTCCCGGGCGTCTCAACCGGTCCGGAAGAAAAGAAAATGGGGATTAAAAGCTCGTCGACACGGACGCTCATTTTGCAAGATGTGCCGGTTCCGAAAGAAAACGTGCTCGGCGAAATCGGCAAAGGCCATGTCATCGCCTTCAACATTTTGAACATCGGCCGCTACAAACTCGGACTCGGGGCGGTCGGCGGGGCGAAACGGGCGCTTGAAATCACGCTGAAATACGCCAACCAACGTCAGCAATTCAAACGGCCGATTTCGCAGTTTACGCTGACGCAAGAAAAATTTGCGACGATGGCAGCGCGCTTGTATGCAGCGGAAAGCTCCGTCTACCGCACGGTCGGCTTGTTCGACGAACGGATGGGCTTGCTCGATGCGGAAAAGGCGAAAGACGGCAGAGAAATTGCCAAGTCCATCGCCGAATACGCGATCGAATGTTCGTTGAACAAGTTTTTCGCGACGGAAGTGCTCGATTATATCGTTGATGAAGGCGTGCAAATTCATGGCGGCTACGGCTTTATGCAAGAATATGAAATCGAGCGCGCCTACCGCGATTCGCGCATTAACCGCATTTTCGAAGGGACGAACGAAATCAACCGCCTGCTCGTGCCGGGCATGTATTTGAAAAAAGCGTTAAAAGGCGAACTGCCGCTCTTCCAAAAAGCGCAGCAGCTGCAGGAAGAGCTCATGATGATGACGGCCGAAGAACCGGGCTCCGGCGTGCTTGAACAAGAGAAATATTTGGTGCGCAACGCGAAAAAGATCGCCTTGATGGTCGCCGGCCTGGCAGCGCAAAAATACGGCCAACGGATCGAGGAAGAACAAGAAGTGCTTGTCAATATCGCTGACATCGTTTCCAACATTTATGGCATGGAATCGGCGCTTTTGCGCACAGAAAAAGCGATTCAAGCGGGCGGGGAAGAGAAAAACAAACAAAAAGTGTTGTATACGCAAATTTTCTGCCAAGAGGCGTTCAATAAAATCGAAGCCGATGCAAAAGAAACGCTCGTTGCTGTCGAGCAAGGCGACACGCTCCGGATGATGCTCGCCGCTCTCCGCCGGCTGACGCGCCATACGCCGATCAACGTGATCGCGAAAAAACGCGAAGCGGCGGCCGCCCTCATTGAAGCGGAACGGTATATTGTGTGA
- a CDS encoding acetyl-CoA C-acetyltransferase yields the protein MREAVIVAGARTPVGKAKKGTLAHVRPDDLGALVVKETLKRAGNYDGNIDDLIIGCAMPEAEQGLNVARNIGALAGLPYTVPAITINRYCSSGLQAIAYAAERVMLGHSDTVIAGGVESMSMVPMMGHVVRPNARLAEEAPEYYMSMGHTAEQVAKKYGVSREDQDAFAVRSHQRAANALAEGKFDEEIVPVEVTVRKVENNKLVEEKVVFTQDEGVRPDTNMETLAKLRPAFAVNGTVTAGNASQMSDGAAAVMVMDREKAESLGLKPLGKFRSFAVAGVPPEVMGIGPVAAVPKALKLAGLELSDIGLIELNEAFASQSIQVIRELGLDEDIVNVNGGAIALGHPLGCTGAKLTLSLLHEMRRRNVQFGIVTMCIGGGMGAAGVFELL from the coding sequence GTGAGAGAAGCGGTGATTGTCGCAGGAGCGCGCACACCGGTCGGGAAAGCGAAAAAAGGGACGCTCGCCCATGTGCGGCCGGACGATTTAGGGGCGCTTGTCGTCAAAGAAACGCTAAAACGGGCAGGAAACTATGACGGGAATATCGACGATCTAATTATCGGCTGCGCCATGCCGGAGGCGGAGCAAGGGCTGAACGTCGCCCGCAACATCGGGGCGCTCGCCGGGCTGCCGTATACGGTGCCGGCGATCACGATCAACCGGTATTGCTCGTCCGGATTGCAGGCGATCGCCTATGCGGCCGAACGGGTGATGCTCGGCCACTCCGATACGGTCATTGCCGGCGGGGTCGAATCGATGAGCATGGTGCCGATGATGGGCCATGTCGTCCGCCCGAACGCGCGTCTCGCTGAAGAAGCGCCGGAATATTACATGTCGATGGGACACACGGCGGAACAAGTGGCGAAAAAATACGGCGTCAGCCGCGAGGACCAAGATGCGTTTGCCGTGCGCAGCCATCAGCGGGCGGCGAACGCGCTGGCTGAGGGGAAATTTGATGAGGAAATCGTGCCGGTGGAAGTGACGGTGCGCAAAGTCGAAAACAACAAACTCGTCGAAGAGAAAGTGGTCTTTACGCAAGATGAAGGGGTGCGGCCGGACACGAACATGGAGACGCTCGCGAAACTGCGCCCGGCGTTTGCCGTCAACGGTACGGTCACAGCGGGCAACGCCTCGCAAATGAGCGATGGGGCTGCGGCGGTGATGGTCATGGACCGCGAAAAAGCGGAGTCGCTCGGCCTGAAGCCGCTCGGCAAGTTCCGTTCGTTCGCCGTCGCCGGCGTGCCGCCGGAAGTGATGGGGATCGGTCCGGTCGCGGCTGTGCCGAAAGCGTTGAAACTGGCCGGCCTTGAGCTGTCCGACATCGGCTTGATCGAGTTGAACGAAGCGTTTGCGTCCCAATCGATCCAAGTCATTCGCGAACTTGGGCTTGATGAGGACATCGTCAACGTCAACGGCGGGGCGATCGCCCTTGGCCATCCGCTCGGCTGCACGGGGGCGAAGCTGACGTTGTCGCTGCTTCATGAAATGCGGCGCCGCAACGTGCAATTTGGCATTGTCACGATGTGCATCGGCGGCGGCATGGGGGCCGCGGGCGTCTTTGAACTGCTGTAA
- a CDS encoding GerAB/ArcD/ProY family transporter, with product MTFFVIVSMQIGVGVLGFQRVIAKTAGHDAWISVLLAGASSHLILIVLYWLLQQADGDFLLLHQRLFGRWVGGALSSLLALYFAAMAFVVLRTYIEVIQVWMFPDLKTWEFSLAFLFLCLYITVGGFRVVVGICFFCLIIPSYLLFTFWFVLDYTDFYQLLPILDHPPSTIVKAAKQMTLTMLGYETILLFYPFIKRGNQSAKWAHAALLTTTLFYALLTVLTLAYFSEKQLQRQIWPTLTMWKMVELPFIERFEYIGIANWLLIILPNVCLGLWCSSRICRQLFPVRQKTALLVIAAICFFSTLLIHDRKEVDFVNTILNRVGFYFLYIWIPCLAGITYIVKKVRGNV from the coding sequence ATGACCTTTTTTGTGATCGTGTCCATGCAAATCGGTGTCGGAGTGCTCGGATTTCAGCGGGTCATCGCGAAAACAGCCGGACATGATGCCTGGATTTCCGTCCTGCTTGCCGGCGCTTCGTCCCATCTGATTCTCATCGTGCTATACTGGTTGCTGCAACAGGCAGATGGCGATTTCCTCCTCCTTCATCAGCGCCTTTTCGGCCGCTGGGTCGGAGGAGCCCTTTCGTCATTGCTTGCCCTTTACTTTGCCGCTATGGCCTTTGTCGTTCTGCGCACATATATCGAAGTGATTCAAGTATGGATGTTTCCTGACTTGAAAACATGGGAATTTTCACTCGCATTTTTGTTTCTTTGTCTATACATTACCGTTGGCGGATTCCGGGTTGTTGTCGGCATTTGCTTTTTTTGCTTGATCATTCCGAGCTATTTGTTGTTTACCTTTTGGTTTGTCCTTGATTACACTGACTTTTACCAGCTGCTTCCGATATTGGATCATCCCCCTTCAACCATTGTGAAGGCGGCGAAACAAATGACATTGACGATGCTTGGATACGAAACGATTTTGCTCTTTTACCCTTTTATCAAGCGCGGAAACCAGTCCGCCAAATGGGCGCATGCCGCCTTATTGACGACGACATTGTTTTATGCGTTGCTTACCGTATTGACATTGGCATATTTTAGCGAAAAACAACTGCAGCGGCAAATTTGGCCGACGTTAACGATGTGGAAAATGGTGGAATTGCCGTTCATTGAACGCTTCGAATATATCGGCATCGCCAACTGGCTGCTGATTATTTTGCCGAACGTCTGCTTAGGATTATGGTGTTCTTCACGGATATGCAGGCAGCTTTTTCCGGTCCGCCAAAAAACTGCGTTGCTCGTCATTGCCGCCATTTGTTTTTTCAGCACGCTGCTCATTCATGACCGCAAAGAAGTAGACTTCGTTAACACCATTTTAAACAGAGTCGGCTTTTATTTCCTTTATATATGGATTCCTTGTCTTGCAGGCATTACATATATTGTGAAGAAAGTGAGAGGAAACGTATGA
- a CDS encoding YuzL family protein, translated as MARVKKNPSKGGVSAASVKGNAGPTVEADGGGKRTSQNQQYKKHNMQGD; from the coding sequence ATGGCTCGGGTGAAAAAAAATCCGTCCAAAGGCGGCGTCAGTGCAGCCAGCGTGAAAGGAAACGCCGGCCCGACGGTTGAGGCGGACGGCGGCGGCAAGCGGACAAGCCAAAACCAGCAGTACAAAAAGCATAATATGCAAGGAGACTAA
- a CDS encoding 3-hydroxyacyl-CoA dehydrogenase/enoyl-CoA hydratase family protein, protein MAKRIRRAAVLGSGVMGSGIAAHLANVGIPTLLLDIVPRELTKEEEAKGWTLEHRQVRNRLADQALQKLLKQKPAPLMTKDNITLIETGNFEDDFHRLAEVDWIIEVVVENLDVKKSVFARVDEVRTPGTIVSSNTSGISIAAMAEGRSDDFKKHFLGTHFFNPPRYLKLLEIIPTEHTDPDVVAYMKTFAEDVLGKGVVLAKDTPNFIANRIGTYGLLVTVREMMEGGYSVGEVDSVTGPLIGRPKSATFRTLDVVGLDTFVHVANNVYENVEGEEKEAFRVPEFMNTMLDNGWLGSKSGQGFFLKQGKDILELNYVTMQYEPRKKLVTPAVEMAKQAKGTAAKLQTLVYADGDRAGTLLWNIIAPTLLYTSGLVGEIADDIVAIDRAMKWGFGWEQGPFELWDAIGLEKSVRKMQAEGRDIPAWITDMLADGATSFYQTKNGQRFYYAPGGYKTVEESEKVIHIRRLKETRGVIKKNAGASLIDLGDDVALLEFHSPNNAIGADIVFMINEALEEVNRNYKGLVIGNQGKNFCVGANLAMMLMEAQDENFFELELAVRQFQQALLKMKYNPKPVVVAPFAMTLGGGAEVSLAASRIQAAAETYIGLVEVGVGLIPGGGGNKELYIKRLNSLPSGTDVDYVKVAAKTFETIAMAKVSTSAAEARELGFLNDRDGMTMNGDHLLYEAKQAVLALYEDGYRPPVRRKVPVAGESGYAAMLLGAQSMFHSGYISEHDLKIAKKLAYVLAGGRVPYGTEVDEQYLLDLEREAFLSLIGEPKTQARMQHMLVKGKPLRN, encoded by the coding sequence ATGGCAAAACGCATTCGGCGCGCTGCGGTGCTTGGATCCGGCGTCATGGGGTCAGGCATTGCCGCCCATTTGGCGAACGTCGGCATTCCGACGCTGCTGTTGGACATTGTGCCGCGGGAATTGACGAAAGAGGAAGAAGCAAAAGGTTGGACGCTCGAGCATCGACAAGTGCGCAATCGCCTTGCTGATCAAGCGTTGCAAAAATTGCTGAAACAAAAACCAGCGCCGCTTATGACGAAAGACAACATTACGCTTATTGAAACGGGCAACTTTGAAGATGACTTCCATCGGCTCGCCGAAGTCGATTGGATTATTGAAGTCGTCGTCGAAAACCTCGACGTGAAAAAAAGCGTCTTCGCCCGCGTGGATGAAGTGCGGACGCCGGGGACGATCGTCAGCTCGAACACATCCGGCATTTCGATCGCCGCGATGGCGGAGGGGCGTTCGGATGATTTCAAAAAACACTTTTTAGGCACGCATTTCTTCAACCCGCCGCGCTATTTAAAGCTGCTTGAAATCATTCCGACGGAGCATACCGATCCGGATGTGGTCGCCTATATGAAAACGTTCGCCGAAGACGTGCTCGGCAAAGGCGTCGTGCTGGCGAAAGATACGCCGAACTTCATCGCCAACCGGATCGGCACGTACGGACTGCTTGTCACCGTCCGGGAGATGATGGAAGGCGGCTATAGCGTCGGCGAGGTTGATTCGGTGACGGGGCCGCTCATCGGCCGGCCGAAAAGCGCGACGTTCCGCACGCTCGATGTTGTCGGGCTCGATACGTTTGTCCATGTTGCCAACAACGTGTACGAAAACGTCGAGGGAGAGGAAAAAGAAGCGTTCCGCGTGCCGGAGTTTATGAACACGATGCTTGACAACGGCTGGCTCGGCAGCAAATCTGGACAAGGGTTTTTCCTCAAGCAAGGAAAAGACATTCTCGAGCTGAACTACGTCACGATGCAATACGAGCCGCGCAAAAAGCTCGTCACCCCGGCGGTGGAAATGGCGAAGCAGGCGAAAGGAACGGCCGCCAAGTTGCAAACGCTCGTCTACGCCGATGGCGACCGCGCCGGCACGCTTCTATGGAACATCATCGCGCCGACGCTTCTATATACGTCCGGGCTTGTCGGGGAGATCGCCGATGACATCGTGGCGATCGACCGGGCGATGAAGTGGGGGTTCGGCTGGGAGCAAGGACCGTTTGAACTGTGGGATGCGATCGGCCTTGAAAAATCGGTGCGCAAAATGCAGGCCGAAGGGCGCGACATTCCGGCGTGGATTACGGACATGCTCGCCGACGGAGCGACCTCGTTCTATCAAACGAAAAACGGCCAGCGGTTCTATTATGCGCCCGGCGGATATAAAACAGTAGAAGAGAGCGAAAAAGTCATCCACATCCGCCGGCTGAAAGAAACGCGCGGCGTCATCAAGAAAAACGCCGGTGCGAGCCTCATCGACCTCGGCGATGACGTGGCGCTTTTGGAGTTCCATTCGCCGAACAACGCGATCGGTGCGGACATCGTTTTCATGATCAACGAGGCGCTTGAGGAAGTGAACCGCAACTACAAAGGGCTGGTCATCGGCAACCAAGGGAAAAACTTCTGCGTCGGCGCGAACCTGGCGATGATGCTCATGGAAGCGCAGGACGAAAATTTCTTTGAACTCGAGCTAGCAGTCCGGCAGTTCCAGCAGGCGCTTTTGAAAATGAAATACAATCCGAAACCGGTTGTTGTGGCGCCGTTTGCTATGACGCTCGGCGGCGGGGCGGAAGTGAGCTTGGCGGCTTCGCGCATCCAAGCGGCGGCGGAAACATACATCGGGCTCGTCGAAGTCGGCGTCGGCTTGATTCCGGGCGGCGGCGGCAACAAGGAGCTGTACATCAAACGGTTGAACAGCCTGCCGAGCGGGACGGATGTCGACTATGTCAAAGTGGCGGCCAAAACGTTTGAAACGATCGCCATGGCGAAAGTGTCAACATCAGCGGCCGAAGCGCGCGAGCTTGGCTTTTTAAATGACCGCGACGGCATGACGATGAACGGTGATCATCTTCTTTACGAAGCGAAACAGGCGGTGCTCGCCTTATATGAAGACGGTTATCGCCCGCCTGTAAGGAGAAAAGTTCCGGTAGCCGGTGAAAGCGGCTATGCAGCCATGCTGCTTGGCGCGCAATCGATGTTCCATTCCGGCTACATTAGCGAGCACGATTTGAAAATCGCCAAAAAACTCGCGTACGTCTTGGCCGGCGGCCGCGTGCCATACGGGACGGAAGTGGATGAACAATACTTGCTCGACCTTGAGCGTGAAGCGTTCTTAAGCTTGATCGGCGAGCCGAAGACGCAAGCGAGAATGCAGCACATGCTTGTGAAAGGAAAACCGCTCCGCAACTAG
- a CDS encoding spore germination protein has translation MTAPPPSVWATLQTLGSSMDFQTKVYRNDTSGLYLWVSYIKPMVDIETVARSIFPYLFHRPFSSLEDIRQALPIDDAYISSDPNDVKAKLLEGYLFIRLHETDETGLLIKAQKTLERTLTIPEVEFSVVGPKESFIESLETNLYLLRKRIPIDRLTVKMTRVGTLSKTKVAVVYIDGIANPDNVQTVLQRIEQVEFDEMIDSSYIVQIISDNRHSPFPQLLDTERPDRVAAVLAEGKVAIMVDGSPHVLIGPTTLVEFFSSFEDYFLNWTIASFFRLIRLFSVTFSILITPIYVATLNYHYELIPKDLLGTLITSRREIPFPPILEVLFLELTIELLREAGARLPTKVGQTIGIVGGIVIGTASVEAGLTSNVLLILVALAALASFTTPVYKIGNTIRLMRFPFILFAEMWGLLGVAFCFCIVMTHLLYLTSLGRPFLAPLYPPRWRDLKDALIRLPFTSQSKRPETLRPEQPIRFNRKKAKEKRDIDE, from the coding sequence ATGACAGCTCCACCGCCATCCGTATGGGCGACGCTGCAAACATTAGGAAGCTCGATGGATTTCCAAACGAAAGTGTACCGGAACGACACATCCGGTCTCTATCTATGGGTGTCGTATATCAAGCCGATGGTTGATATAGAAACTGTCGCTCGCTCTATTTTCCCATACTTGTTTCATCGTCCGTTTTCATCTTTAGAAGATATACGCCAAGCTCTTCCGATCGACGACGCCTATATCTCTAGCGACCCAAATGATGTAAAGGCCAAACTGCTCGAGGGATATTTATTCATCCGCCTTCATGAAACGGACGAAACCGGGCTGCTCATAAAGGCGCAAAAAACATTGGAACGGACACTCACTATCCCCGAAGTGGAATTTAGCGTCGTCGGCCCGAAGGAGTCGTTTATTGAATCGTTGGAAACAAATTTGTACTTATTGCGCAAACGAATCCCGATCGACCGTTTGACGGTCAAAATGACAAGGGTCGGAACGCTGTCGAAAACGAAAGTCGCCGTTGTGTATATTGATGGCATTGCTAATCCCGACAACGTCCAAACGGTTCTTCAGCGCATCGAACAAGTGGAATTTGACGAGATGATCGACAGCTCTTATATCGTACAAATTATTTCGGACAACCGGCACTCCCCCTTTCCGCAGCTGCTCGATACGGAGCGCCCGGACCGAGTCGCTGCCGTGCTGGCCGAAGGAAAAGTAGCAATTATGGTGGATGGATCTCCGCACGTGTTGATTGGTCCGACGACGTTAGTGGAATTTTTTTCATCCTTTGAAGACTATTTTCTCAATTGGACGATCGCATCGTTTTTCCGTCTCATCCGCCTGTTTTCGGTCACCTTTTCCATTTTGATCACGCCGATCTATGTAGCGACGTTGAACTATCATTACGAACTGATTCCAAAAGATTTACTCGGCACCTTGATTACATCAAGAAGGGAAATTCCGTTCCCACCCATTTTGGAAGTGTTGTTTCTCGAACTAACGATTGAGCTATTGAGGGAGGCCGGGGCGCGGCTCCCAACGAAAGTCGGCCAAACGATCGGGATCGTGGGCGGGATTGTTATTGGAACCGCCTCCGTTGAAGCCGGTTTGACAAGCAATGTTTTGCTCATCTTAGTGGCGCTCGCCGCACTGGCTTCCTTTACTACTCCCGTTTATAAAATCGGGAACACCATTCGCTTGATGCGTTTTCCCTTTATCCTGTTCGCTGAAATGTGGGGGTTGCTTGGCGTTGCTTTTTGTTTTTGTATTGTCATGACCCATCTGCTTTACTTAACTTCGCTCGGTCGTCCGTTCCTTGCTCCTTTATATCCGCCCCGTTGGCGGGATTTAAAAGACGCGCTCATCCGCCTGCCGTTTACAAGCCAATCGAAACGGCCGGAAACATTGCGGCCCGAGCAGCCCATTCGCTTTAATAGGAAAAAGGCAAAAGAAAAACGGGACATCGACGAATGA